From Penicillium psychrofluorescens genome assembly, chromosome: 6, one genomic window encodes:
- a CDS encoding uncharacterized protein (ID:PFLUO_008562-T1.cds;~source:funannotate): protein MGSIGPTYEIPPYERPPPTKENLDWAPLVTIDVSHFDEPGEKQRLAAQLEDTICNVGFWIVTGHGIPDEEVKRMLAIGNAFFKLPMEEKVKVPIDLGNDLNWGYREPTRALGDSGWKESVETYELHKDIPALNDVKDADLIKAYKSEWAPFMKKMYERIARPLYILIAIILELPEDYFTSRIEWQKRSECWLRFMLHPPRPDDYYEASRKFGISGHSDQSSITMLWPQNVAALQMLTQGGEWKWVKPVPGGVTINAGELMSHVTKGYVKATVHRVYTPPKDQRDCDRLGLIYFSLFNDDTKILPAPSPKLLRLGLMTEEEMERGKNPPPVTPTSVEYTRSRMRSRHHIKEFKQRDGNHSYVYKGLEAKSNYD from the exons atgggCTCCATCGGGCCTACATATGAAATACCTCCATACGAGCGGCCACCTCCAACCAAGGAAAATCTTGACTGGGCACCCCTGGTCACTATTGATGTTTCCCACTTTGACGAGCCTGGTGAGAAGCAGCGGCTGGCTGCACAACTTGAAGACACTATTTGCAATGTAGGATTCTGGATTGTGACCGGACATGGTATCCCCGATGAGGAGGTCAAGCGAATGCTGGCCATTGGAAACGCATTTTTCAAGCTTCCCATGGAGGAGAAAGTCAAGGTTCCCATTGATCTTGGTAACGATCTGAACTGGGGGTACCGTGAGCCGACTCGGGCGCTGGGAGACAGCGGATGGAAAGAGTCTGTGGAGACT TACGAGCTTCACAAAGATATTCCTGCGCTGAACGATGTGAAGGATGCCGACCTGATCAAGGCGTACAAGAGCGAATGGGCCCCGTTTATGAAAAAGATGTATGAACGGATTGCACGCCCGCTTTACATACTTATTGCCATCATCCTGGAGCTTCCGGAAGACTACTTTACTTCACGCATTGAATGGCAAAAGCGCTCGGAATGCTGGCTTCGTTTCATGCTGCACCCCCCTCGCCCGGATGATTACTATGAGGCCTCGCGCAAGTTTGGGATCAGTGGACATAGTGACCAATCCAGCATAACAATGCTCTGGCCACAGAATGTAGCAGCACTACAGATGCTCACGCAGGGGGGTGAGTGGAAGTGGGTGAAACCAGTCCCTGGTGGTGTCACCATCAACGCTGGTGAGCTCATGTCGCATGTCACTAAG GGCTACGTTAAGGCCACGGTTCACCGTGTCTACACTCCGCCAAAAGACCAGAGAGACTGTGATCGTCTAGGTCTAATTTATTTCTCCCTTTTCAATGATGACACGAAGATTCTGCCGGCGCCGAGCCCCAAGCTCCTGCGGCTGGGTCTTAtgacagaagaagagatggaGCGAGGTAAGAATCCTCCACCGGTAACGCCGACTAGCGTCGAATACACTCGGTCACGCATGCGCAGCCGGCATCACATTAAGGAATTCAAGCAGCGAGATGGGAACCACAGCTATGTCTACAAGGGGCTGGAGGCGAAAAGTAATTACGACTAA
- a CDS encoding uncharacterized protein (ID:PFLUO_008567-T1.cds;~source:funannotate) produces the protein MKYSVSLPILALAGGVLAYDYPPIPKDLTTPSQQRLAIHGPNEVSVAWNTYAPLNHTCVSYGTTENDLSNVRCSSSASTTYATSRTWSNVVTLTGLAPATTYYYKIVSTNSSVGHFFSPRTPGDPTPFNVSVVIDLGVQGANGYTVNKRDTPPAVAPSLNHTTIQRLAETVNSYEFVIHPGDFAYADDWYLKPQNLLDEKDAYQAILEQFYAEQLAPISGRKLYMASPGNHEADCEEIDYTTGLCPEGQRNFTDFMHRFHDTMPTAFGSSSSSTKAQTLAQKAQSLANPPFWYSFEYGMAHIVMIDTETDFPSAPDGQDGSAGLDGGPFGAPHQQLDFLAADLASVDRSVTPWLVVAGHRPWYSTGSDNGCAPCQDAFESLFYKYGVDVGVFGHVHNSQRFYPVNNSIADPHNMTNPSAPMYIVAGGAGNIEGLDSPGSEPSYTAFAYGDDYSYATLNFVDQKHLQVTFIRSSTGDVLDSSVLYKNHTTSFVVQ, from the exons ATGAAGTACTCCGTTTCGCTCCccatcctggccctcgcCGGCGGCGTGCTGGCTTATGATTATCCGCCCATCCCCAAGGACCTCACCACCCCGTCTCAGCAACGCCTGGCTATCCACGGCCCCAATG AGGTATCGGTCGCCTGGAACACATATGCTCCGTTGAACCACACCTGTGTGAGCTATGGCACCACCGAAAACGACTTGTCTAACGTGCGATGCTCCTCGtccgcctccaccacctaTGCGACCTCGCGCACTTGGTCCAACGTGGTGACACTGACGGGCCTTGCACCCGCGACGACGTACTACTACAAGATCGTGTCGACCAACTCAAGCGTTGGCCACTTTTTCAGTCCCCGGACTCCGGGTGATCCAACGCCATTCAACGTGAGCGTCGTTATCGACCTGGGCGTCCAGGGTGCGAATGGGTATACTGTGAACAAAAGAGACACCCCCCCGGCCGTCGCTCCCTCTCTGAACCACACCACCATTCAACGCTTGGCGGAAACGGTCAACAGCTATGAATTTGTGATCCATCCCGGGGACTTTGCTTATGCCGACGATTGGTATCTCAAACCCCAGAATCTGCTCGATGAGAAGGATGCGTACCAGGCTATCCTGGAACAGTTCTATGCGGAACAGCTGGCTCCTATTTCCGGCCGCAAACTCTACATGGCCAGCCCCGGGAACCACGAGGCCGACTGCGAGGAAATTGACTATACTACGGGCCTTTGCCCCGAGGGCCAGCGTAACTTCACCGACTTCATGCATCGCTTCCACGACACCATGCCTACTGCGTTTGGgtcctcttcatccagcACAAAGGCTCAAACCCTCGCCCAGAAAGCGCAGTCCCTCGCCAATCCGCCTTTCTGGTACTCTTTCGAATACGGCATGGCCCACATCGTCATGATCGACACCGAAACCGATTTCCCGTCGGCGCCagatggccaggatggcTCAGCTGGACTTGATGGTGGACCTTTTGGGGCTCCACACCAGCAGCTCGACTTCCTGGCTGCCGACCTGGCCAGTGTCGACCGGTCCGTGACGCCGTGGCTCGTGGTCGCCGGACACCGACCATGGTACTCGACTGGCTCGGACAACGGCTGCGCGCCATGTCAAGATGCCTTTGAGTCGCTTTTCTATAAATACGGCGTGGATGTGGGCGTTTTCGGCCATGTGCACAACTCGCAGCGCTTCTATCCGGTCAACAACAGCATTGCGGATCCCCACAACATGACCAACCCCTCGGCACCCATGTACATTGTTGCTGGAGGCGCCGGCAACATCGAGGGGCTGGATTCACCAGGAAGTGAGCCCTCCTACACGGCCTTTGCCTATGGAGATGATTACAGCTACGCCACATTGAACTTCGTGGACCAAAAGCATTTACAGGTTACCTTCATCCGATCCTCTACGGGTGATGTCTTGGATTCGAGTGTGCTGTACAAGAATCACACGACCAGCTTCGTCGTGCAGTGA
- a CDS encoding uncharacterized protein (ID:PFLUO_008564-T1.cds;~source:funannotate) produces MRSLFQPQSTPLSAIAATLYASVALNVPGVSAKRSDVLNYVDPFIGTANGGHVFAGANLPFGMAKAVADTIGENQAGFAWDDQYVYGFSHMHDSGTGGSPSLGNFPIFPQASCPNDDINQCKWQMNDRATAWSNSSDGAQARPGYFSIDLENGIQAEMTTTNRSALYRFTFDGTSSESLSPVILVDLMDLPQSRQNGTALVDPSTGRLTGNGTFSPSFGIGTYDMHFCADFRGADVRNSGVWVQNRANFTRKSVSLTPDGTNTPATLSAGTFVQFNSPKDNTILARVGVSFMSVDQACANAEKEQPNFDFEGTVSAAEAAWREKLNVVTVDAEGVSSDLQTVFWSGAYRAMISPQDYTGENPLWQSTEPYYDSYYCIWDSFRSIHPLLTLLDPVSQSRMMRSLVDTYRHEGYLPDCRMSLCKGFTQGGSNADVLLAEAYLKKVQDIDWDTAYEAVVKDAEVEPANWNVEGRGGLHSWKNLGYIPTDDYDPYGVGTHTRSISRTVEYAYNDFCISEMAKGLGHHADYEKYTVRSGNWAHMFNAAQTSSINGSNTGFTGFLQPKYTNGTWGYQDPIFCSPLLDFDSCYLNPDGHETYEGSAFLYTFYAPHDMGSLITALGGAKSFTKRLTYFHESGLLYVGDEQAFLTVFQFHYSGRPALSAERSHYYIPSQFNTTVAGIAGNDDSGAMGSFIVLSMMGLWPVPGQDVYLITPPYFKEISIRHTVTGNVATIRNINFDPSYKNIYIQSAKRDGKPWTKNWISHDFFLDGGVLELELGSSESTWGTHVKDLPPSLGDYSS; encoded by the exons ATGCGATCGCTGTTTCAGCCCCAGTCAACGCCCCTGAGCGCTATTGCAGCTACCCTGTATGCCTCGGTCGCTCTGAACGTGCCGGGGGTATCTGCAAAGCGTTCTGACGTTCTGAATTATGTTGATCCCTTTATTGGGACGGCCAATGGAG GCCACGTCTTTGCCGGAGCGAATCTGCCTTTTG GCATGGCCAAGGCTGTGGCAGATACCATTGGTGAGAACCAAGCCGGATTTGCATGGGACGACCAATACGTTTATGGATTCTCGCACATGCATGACTCGGGCACGGGAGGT TCGCCATCACTGGGCAACTTCCCGATCTTCCCTCAGGCAAGCTGCCCCAATGACGACATCAACCAATGCAAGTGGCAGATGAACGACAGAGCGACAGCTTGGTCGAACTCATCAGATGGGGCCCAGGCGCGTCCAGGATATTTCAGCATTGATTTGGAGAATGGGATTCAAGCCGAGATGACCACGACCAACCGATCCGCCCTATATCGGTTCACTTTCGATGGCACGTCGTCTGAGTCGCTCAGCCCCGTAATTCTGGTGGATCTGATGGATTTGCCGCAGTCACGCCAGAACGGAACTGCCCTGGTCGACCCATCGACGGGACGGCTTACGGGCAATGGCACCTTTAGCCCCAGCTTTGGTATCGGCACTTACGACATGCACTTTTGCGCGGACTTCAGAGGAGCTGATGTTCGCAACAGTGGTGTCTGGGTGCAGAATCGAGCAAATTTCACCCGAAAATCAGTTTCGCTTACTCCGGACGGAACTAACACGCCGGCCACTCTCTCCGCGGGTACATTCGTCCAGTTCAACAGCCCTAAAGATAACACCATTCTGGCTCGCGTCGGTGTGAGTTTCATGAGCGTTGACCAGGCTTGTGCCAATGCTGAAAAGGAGCAACCGAACTTTGATTTTGAAGGCACTGTATCGGCCGCCGAAGCTGCTTGGCGGGAGAAGCTGAATGTCGTGACTGTGGATGCGGAAGGAGTGTCCTCTGATCTTCAGACCGTTTTCTGGAGTGGGGCGTACCGGGCTATGATCAGCCCGCAGGATTATACAGGCGAGAATCCTCTATGGCAGAGTACCGAGCCGTACTACGACAGCTACTATTG CATCTGGGACTCTTTCCGCAGTATCCATCCGCTCCTAACTCTACTGGACCCTGTCTCGCAATCCCGAATGATGCGCAGTCTGGTTGATACCTACCGACATGAGGGCTACCTTCCCGACTGCCGCATGTCGCTTTGCAAGGGCTTCACTCAAGGCGGATCAAATGCAGATGTCCTTTTGGCAGAGGCCTATCTGAAGAAGGTCCAGGATATTGACTGGGACACTGCTTATGAGGCCGTGGTCAAAGACGCCGAGGTGGAGCCTGCGAACTGGAACGTGGAGGGACGCGGTGGTCTTCACAGCTGGAAGAACCTGGGTTACATTCCCACCGACGACTACGACCCGTACGGCGTGGGTACGCACACTCGCAGTATCTCTCGTACCGTGGAATACGCCTACAACGATTTTTGCATCTCTGAGATGGCCAAGGGCTTGGGCCATCACGCTGACTACGAGAAGTATACGGTCCGGTCTGGTAACTGGGCCCATATGTTCAACGCCGCCCAGACTTCCAGCATCAATGGAAGCAACACCGGCTTCACCGGATTCTTGCAGCCCAAGTATACGAATGGTACTTGGGGCTACCAGGATCCGATCTTCTGCAGTCCGTTACTCGACTTTGACTCGTGCTACCTGAATCCCGATGGACATGAGACCTACGAGGGCAGCGCCTTCCTCTACACCTT TTACGCACCCCATGACATGGGATCGCTTATCACGGCCCTCGGAGGTGCCAAATCCTTCACGAAACGGCTGACCTACTTCCATGAGTCCGGGCTGCTCTATGTAGGCGACGAGCAGGCGTTCTTGACCGTCTTCCAGTTCCACTACTCCGGACGCCCCGCCCTTTCTGCGGAGCGCAGCCACTACTACATTCCCTCACAGTTCAACACCACCGTGGCCGGTATTGCAGGCAACGATGATAGCGGGGCTATGGGGTCGTTCATCGTGCTCAGCATGATGGGTCTCTGGCCTGTGCCTGGACAGGATGTGTACCTCATCACGCCACCGTATTTCAAGGAGATTAGCATCCGTCACACTGTGACCGGCAATGTGGCGACGATCCGCAACATCAACTTCGACCCCAGCTACAAGAACATCTACATCCAGAGTGCTAAGAGGGACGGCAAGCCCTGGACTAAGAACTGGATCAGCCATgacttcttccttgatggcggcgTCCTTGAGCTCGAACTAGGCTCGAGCGAGAGCACGTGGGGTACGCATGTCAAGGACCTGCCCCCGAGTCTGGGCGATTATTCCTCGTGA
- a CDS encoding uncharacterized protein (ID:PFLUO_008563-T1.cds;~source:funannotate), whose amino-acid sequence MAGVPSNKACERCKKRHLKCDETRPSCQRCIAAGVNCPGYVQMRKFIDQGASVRRRYAPYQESHPKNVNGSAASKHSEADEQGNTQAQEMPKDSSTLHLKTEEAKPDSQTSPLDTDMSGPTMTPGAAQSMYSSIPAFGGEGGGSTRSTICSLASPNASTGALISEHSPPNRPDFTRLVASESLSQRNEKEEFQDIFSELMTGTEHETAFLIRHFSDVLGPWLDLSDSGKFFAVYVPIRAINNQSLKYAIAALAAKHLGQVKGAKLPAGSGVFTSLAIMETYPNSTQVDWFLKAANYYYLAVSELNTATSDGYTSVSSSDVLESPIETLGRWLNSDSTQSGLDPANNAPFTATLLRKTEEMLAVVVLLTFYRLMDTSGDQWHE is encoded by the exons ATGGCTGGGGTACCATCAAACAAGGCTTGCGAGCGATGTAAGAAGAGACATCTGAAG TGCGATGAGACTCGTCCTAGCTGCCAGCGGtgcatcgccgccggcgtGAACTGCCCGGGATATGTCCAAATGCGCAAATTCATCGACCAAGGAGCTTCAGTCAGACGCCGGTATGCTCCATACCAGGAATCCCACCCCAAAAATGTCAACGGATCCGCGGCAAGTAAA CATTCGGAGGCAGATGAGCAGGGGAATACGCAGGCACAGGAAATGCCGAAGGATAGCTCGACCTTGCATTTGAAGACGGAAGAAGCGAAACCAGATTCACAAACTAGTCCTTTGGACACGGACATGTCTGGTCCCACGATGACACCAGGCGCCGCTCAGTCAATGTACTCCAGTATTCCGGCTTTTGGAGGTGAAGGCGGCGGATCGACAAGAAGCACTATCTGTAGCTTGGCCTCACCAAACGCCTCTACGGGTGCCTTGATAAGTGAACATTCCCCTCCTAATCGTCCTGATTTCACACGACTCGTGGCTTCAGAGAGCTTGTCACAGCggaatgagaaagaagagttCCAAGACATCTTTTCGGAGCTTATGACTGGCACTGAGCATGAGACTGCCTTTCTTATTCGACATTTTTCTGACGTGCTGGGTCCTTG GCTGGACCTCTCGGACAGTGGAAAGTTCTTTGCTGTGTACGTGCCGATCCGAGCTATCAACAACCAATCTCTCAAATACGCAATTGCAGCTTTGGCAGCCAAGCACTTAGGACAGGTTAAAGGGGCCAAATTGCCTGCAGGTAGTGGTGTGTTTACAAGTCTCGCCATCATGGAGACCTATCCGAATTCGACTCAGGTGGACTGGTTTCTCAAAGCCGCAAACTACTATTACCTGGCAGTTTCTGAGCTGAACACGGCCACTTCCGACGGCTATACGTCTGTATCTAGTTCGGATGTGTTGGAGTCACCTATTGAGACGCTTGGTCGGTGGCTGAACTCTGACTCTACACAATCCGGATTGGATCCGGCGAACAATGCTCCATTTACCGCCACGCTGTTACGAAAGACGGAGGAAATGCTTGCGGTCGTTGTGCTCCTGACGTTCTATCGACTCATGGATACCAGTGGAGACCAATGGCATGAGTGA
- a CDS encoding uncharacterized protein (ID:PFLUO_008566-T1.cds;~source:funannotate) produces MVLAQPQNQHVMKAFDLTGKVAAVTGGARGIGLEVSRALAEAGAHVALIYNSSKTADATAAEIASANNVRAAAYQANVGVQSEIEAAVQQVSKDFGKIDIIVVNSGITSCVSAEDYTTEQWSDIMKVNLDGAFYTAQAAARIFKTQGHGNVIFTASVSATLVNVPQKQAAYNASKAGVVQLAKCLSVEWVDFCRVNCISPGFIATEILDIHPQEWREKWFSMIPAKRMAECYELKGAYVFCASDASSYMTGANIVIDGGYTLP; encoded by the exons ATGGTCCTCGCCCAGCCCCAGAACCAGCATGTCATGAAGGCGTTCGACCTTACCGGCAAGGTTGCCGCCGTGACCG GAGGTGCCCGTGGAATCGGCCTCGAGGTGTCCAGAGCGCTCGCTGAAGCAGGTGCCCAC GTAGCCTTGATCTACAACTCGTCCAAGACCGCAGACGCGACCGCGGCCGAGATCGCGTCTGCGAACAATGTTCGCGCAGCTGCGTACCAGGCAAATGTAGGTGTTCAGTCAGAGATCGAAGCAGCCGTGCAGCAAGTCTCCAAGGATTTTGGAAAGATTGATATCATTGTCGTTAACTCCGGAATCACTTCGTGCGTCTCGGCCGAAGACTACACAACGGAGCAGTGGAGCGATATCATGAAAGTCAATCTTGATGGAGCCTTCTACACTGCCCAAGCTGCGGCGCGCATCTTTAAGACGCAGGGCCATGGAAATGTTATTTTTACTGCGTCTGTCAGCGCGACGCTGGTGAATGTCCCTCAGAAGCAGGCTGCG TACAACGCTTCCAAAGCAGGTGTTGTCCAGCTAGCCAAGTGCCTTTCGGTGGAATGGGTTGATTTCTGTCGCGTCAATTGCATTTCGCCCGGATTCATCGCAACCGAGATTCTGGACATCCACCCCCAAGAGTGGCGGGAGAAGTGGTTCAGCATGATTCCCGCAAAGAGAATGGCTGAGTGCTATGAGCTGAAGGGC GCGTATGTCTTCTGTGCATCTGATGCATCCAGCTATATGACCGGTGCCAACATTGTTATTGACGGTGGATACACGCTTCCTTAA
- a CDS encoding uncharacterized protein (ID:PFLUO_008565-T1.cds;~source:funannotate) — translation MVGGNPQHDAYGFRYWNNPGPFAEDRASGSLGRFEGFLATVWSAAFIIVGPEYISMAAAEAKRPSIYIKAAFKTIYWRFALFFMLSALCIGIVVPWNDPTLQAILAGESSKKGGGASPYLIAMSNMKIDVLPHIVNALLVTSVFSAGNALTYCATRSLYGLALDGRAPKVLAKTARGIPIYAFGVVMCFPFLSLLQISNTTSLVLTWLIDLTTAGALIDYLVMCITYIRFHKACKRQGVDRGSFPYTGYFQPYCAWIGLVAMVIILLFYGYSAFDPWSVTGFFQNYTMQIVAPILYFGWKLAHRTKILKPEELDLVWDRPLIDAYETCLVDKPVGFWTDIAQLFRLRRQKSTKDVSE, via the coding sequence ATGGTCGGTGGTAATCCACAACACGATGCATATGGATTCCGGTACTGGAATAATCCAGGTCCTTTCGCTGAAGATCGGGCTTCTGGTAGCCTCGGTCGATTTGAAGGCTTTCTGGCTACAGTATGGTCTGCCGctttcatcatcgtcggcccTGAGTATATCTCcatggcagcagcagaagccaAGCGTCCTAGCATTTACATCAAGGCTGCATTCAAGACTATCTACTGGCGATTTGCACTGTTCTTTATGCTCAGCGCTCTCTGCATTGGGATCGTTGTGCCTTGGAACGACCCCACTCTTCAAGCGATTCTGGCTGGAGAAAGCAGCAAGAAAGGAGGCGGTGCTTCTCCCTACCTTATCGCTATGTCTAACATGAAGATCGATGTTCTTCCTCACATCGTCAATGCTCTTCTTGTCACTTCTGTCTTCTCTGCGGGCAATGCTTTGACATACTGCGCCACCCGCTCTCTCTATGGTCTCGCACTCGATGGACGCGCCCCCAAAGTCCTGGCCAAGACAGCAAGGGGCATTCCTATCTATGCTTTCGGGGTGGTCATGTGTTTCCCCTTTCTTTCGCTCCTGCAGATTTCGAATACCACCTCGCTGGTCCTAACATGGCTTATCGACCTAACCACTGCCGGCGCCCTTATCGACTATCTTGTGATGTGCATCACTTACATCAGATTCCATAAAGCCTGCAAGCGCCAGGGCGTCGACCGAGGGAGCTTTCCGTATACCGGTTATTTTCAACCTTATTGTGCATGGATTGGCCTCGTTGCCATGGTCATCATCTTACTATTCTATGGGTACTCGGCATTCGATCCTTGGAGCGTCACAGGCTTTTTCCAAAATTATACCATGCAAATTGTCGCCCCTATCCTGTACTTTGGGTGGAAATTGGCGCACCGGACCAAAATTTTGAAACCTGAAGAACTCGACCTAGTTTGGGATCGCCCGCTTATTGACGCCTACGAGACCTGTTTGGTGGACAAACCTGTGGGTTTCTGGACTGATATCGCTCAATTATTCCGCCTGAGACGACAAAAGTCTACGAAGGACGTGAGCGAATAA
- a CDS encoding uncharacterized protein (ID:PFLUO_008560-T1.cds;~source:funannotate) yields the protein MPFRQALQGIINKADKAWEERSHHAPQPVPSHNNSRPPPIPTSSKPPLAYQEQHSQPQIYWRPNLHPQVPVSSNFNHEQGQHGWGNNESQNYIDSRQNAFHSSQGDAVIVRALINHGHPDPAQKFTSARLSSLQTLSRPRGCLSARITAPVARGIWPAFWLLPKDPFKWPEDGEVDIMEAWNGDAVNHTCLHWGHFNGQDWNKHRVLETPIPNISSPAGVKYDFIWDEDETTGRGRLVWLIDGKPIMRAEKPPGTRKMSDFRILINIAVGGDVCQGNMPSDGCYETVVRELAMWDAPPGGWKEFDRAWRNSKVGNTM from the coding sequence ATGCCATTCAGACAGGCCCTTCAGGGCATTATCAATAAGGCAGACAAGGCTTGGGAGGAAAGAAGCCACCACGCGCCTCAGCCGGTCCCGTCGCACAACAATTCTCGCCCACCGCCTATCCCAACCTCTAGCAAACCACCACTGGCTTATCAGGAACAGCACTCGCAACCCCAGATCTACTGGCGGCCCAATCTACATCCTCAAGTACCGGTGTCCTCCAATTTTAACCACGAACAAGGTCAACATGGATGGGGCAACAATGAGTCGCAGAATTACATCGACAGCCGCCAAAACGCATTCCATTCAAGCCAGGGCGATGCGGTGATCGTGCGTGCTCTGATCAACCACGGGCATCCCGACCCTGCCCAGAAGTTTACCAGCGCCAGACTGTCGAGTCTCCAAACCCTCAGCCGACCACGGGGCTGTCTGTCGGCCAGAATTACGGCGCCGGTGGCCCGAGGTATCTGGCCTGCCTTCTGGCTGCTGCCTAAAGACCCCTTCAAGTGGCCGGAGGATGGCGAAGTCGACATAATGGAAGCTTGGAACGGCGATGCTGTTAACCACACTTGTCTGCACTGGGGCCACTTCAACGGCCAGGACTGGAACAAGCATCGCGTTCTCGAAacccccatccccaacaTTAGCTCGCCGGCGGGGGTGAAGTACGATTTTATCTGGGATGAGGACGAAACTACGGGTAGGGGGCGCTTGGTCTGGTTGATTGATGGCAAGCCCATCATGAGGGCCGAGAAGCCGCCTGGCACGAGGAAGATGAGTGATTTCAGAATCCTCATCAACAtcgctgtcggaggagatGTCTGTCAGGGAAATATGCCCAGCGATGGATGCTACGAGACAGTGGTTCGTGAGTTGGCCATGTGGGACGCGCCGCCTGGGGGTTGGAAAGAGTTTGACAGGGCTTGGAGGAATTCCAAAGTTGGCAATACCATGTAA
- a CDS encoding uncharacterized protein (ID:PFLUO_008561-T1.cds;~source:funannotate), which translates to MPAIIGSWIISAYATKYKELKYPLVICFTLFLVSSIFYATVSPTENHAQMGINVLTGFGQAGPLTLITPIIQYSSPHALIATASGLAAVARAVGGAFGSAVLDAIVNGHLDSTLDLAVGSAATKAGLPASSVPALMAAFASGTGFGSVPGINSTILEAASDASHWAYAHAYRLAWSSVIPFVALAIIGILCLKDVKEMMTEHVEASVEPGAAQREASHEVNHEL; encoded by the exons ATGCCTGCCATCATCGGCTCTTGGATTATATC AGCCTATGCGACGAAATACAAGGAACTCAAATACCCTCTCGTCATTTGTTTCACCTTGTTCCTGGTCTCCAGCATATTCTATGCCACCGTCAGCCCAACAGAAAATCACGCCCAAATGGGAATCAATGTTCTCACCGGCTTCGGACAGGCCGGACCACTTACTCTCATCACACCCATCATCCAATACTCATCCCCACACGCCTTGATCGCCACTGCGAGCGGTCTTGCAGCCGTTGCACGCGCTGTCGGTGGGGCTTTTGGCTCTGCGGTCCTTGATGCAATCGTCAATGGCCACTTGGATTCTACCCTCGATCTTGCAGTCGGTAGTGCAGCTACCAAGGCCGGTCTTCCTGCTAGCAGTGTACCGGCACTTATGGCGGCATTTGCGTCTGGAACAGGGTTTGGCAGCGTTCCCGGGATAAACTCAACAATCCTAGAGGCAGCCAGTGATGCCAGTCATTGGGCATATGCGCATGCATATCGACTGGCGTGGTCAAGTGTCATTCCTTTCGTTGCGTTGGCAATTATCGGGATTTTATGTCTCAAGGATgtgaaggagatgatgaccGAGCACGTCGAGGCATCTGTTGAGCCAGGTGCTGCACAACGGGAGGCGAGCCATGAAGTGAACCATGAGCTTTGA